A portion of the Micromonospora vinacea genome contains these proteins:
- a CDS encoding ABC transporter ATP-binding protein, which yields MSGPDDAVLELRAVHRTHGAGPAAVHALRGVSLVVRPGELVAVMGPSGSGKSTLLALAGGLDRPTGGEVRVEGQPLGALDRRGLAQLRRRRIGYIFQQLNLLGSLSALENVALPLELDGTSGRRARALAMAALTEVGLPALGDRFPDQLSGGQQQRVAIARALVGERRLVLADEPTGALDSQTGEAVLHLLRRRIDAGAAGVLVTHEARHAGWADRVVFLRDGVLVDTTAPLGSVEQLLSGSER from the coding sequence GTGAGCGGGCCGGACGACGCGGTGCTGGAGCTACGCGCCGTCCACCGCACCCACGGCGCCGGGCCGGCGGCGGTGCACGCGCTGCGCGGCGTCAGCCTGGTCGTCCGGCCCGGCGAGCTGGTCGCCGTGATGGGGCCCTCCGGCTCCGGCAAGTCGACCCTGCTGGCTCTCGCCGGTGGGTTGGACCGCCCGACCGGCGGCGAGGTCCGGGTCGAGGGGCAACCACTGGGGGCACTGGACCGGCGTGGGCTGGCCCAGCTGCGTCGCCGCCGGATCGGCTACATCTTCCAGCAACTCAACCTGCTGGGCAGTCTCAGCGCACTGGAGAACGTGGCGCTCCCGTTGGAACTCGACGGCACCAGTGGACGTCGGGCCCGCGCACTGGCCATGGCCGCGCTCACCGAGGTGGGTCTGCCCGCGTTGGGCGACCGCTTCCCGGACCAACTCTCCGGCGGGCAGCAGCAGCGGGTGGCGATCGCGCGGGCGCTGGTGGGCGAACGCCGGCTGGTCCTCGCAGACGAGCCCACCGGGGCGTTGGACTCCCAGACCGGTGAGGCGGTGCTGCACCTGCTGCGCCGCCGGATCGACGCGGGTGCCGCCGGAGTGCTGGTCACCCACGAGGCGCGGCACGCCGGCTGGGCCGACCGGGTGGTGTTTCTCCGCGACGGCGTCCTGGTCG
- a CDS encoding PadR family transcriptional regulator — MSIRHGLLALLERGQMYGYQLRAAFEESTGSTWPLNIGQVYTTLSRLERDGLVRPLPESEAGQRPYEITDAGRADLALWFATPISRTDRPRDELAIKLALALTTPGVDVRSVVQAQRSATMRALQELTRLKYGSNRPEDLPWRLVLDSMVFQAEAEVRWLDHCETSLVRHQPSGPAPPPPRPGDDVRDAARWAGEEARR; from the coding sequence ATGTCCATCCGTCACGGGTTGCTCGCCCTGCTCGAACGCGGTCAGATGTACGGCTACCAGCTGCGCGCCGCGTTCGAGGAGTCGACCGGCTCGACCTGGCCGCTGAACATCGGGCAGGTCTACACCACGCTGTCCCGACTGGAACGTGACGGGCTGGTGCGCCCGCTGCCGGAGAGCGAGGCCGGGCAGCGCCCGTACGAGATCACCGACGCCGGCCGGGCGGACCTGGCGCTGTGGTTCGCCACCCCGATCAGCCGTACCGACCGGCCCCGCGACGAGCTGGCGATCAAGCTGGCGCTGGCGCTGACCACCCCGGGGGTCGACGTCCGGTCGGTGGTGCAGGCCCAACGCAGCGCGACGATGCGGGCCCTGCAGGAGCTGACCCGGTTGAAGTACGGCAGCAACCGGCCGGAGGACCTCCCCTGGCGTCTCGTGCTGGACTCGATGGTGTTCCAGGCCGAGGCCGAGGTGCGGTGGCTGGACCACTGCGAGACCAGTCTGGTCCGGCACCAGCCCAGCGGCCCGGCACCTCCCCCTCCCCGGCCCGGTGACGACGTGCGGGACGCGGCTCGATGGGCCGGCGAGGAGGCGCGACGGTGA
- a CDS encoding ferritin-like domain-containing protein, translating into MRQPSAGEALASALSAEYAAIYAYGRIGVRLSGAARDAARQAEAAHRRRRDALVVQLTTAGGVVPADRAGYALPFPVIDRASALRLAAEVEERTAAHWRAALASTTGADRDQALAALVEYAVRATRWRKTAGLTPLTVPFPGRPA; encoded by the coding sequence GTGAGGCAGCCGTCCGCCGGGGAGGCGCTCGCCTCCGCCCTCTCCGCCGAGTACGCGGCCATCTACGCCTACGGACGGATCGGTGTCCGGCTCAGCGGAGCGGCCCGGGACGCGGCACGCCAGGCGGAGGCCGCACACCGACGCCGGCGCGACGCGCTGGTGGTGCAGCTCACCACGGCCGGCGGGGTGGTCCCGGCGGACCGCGCGGGGTACGCGCTGCCGTTCCCGGTCATCGACCGGGCGAGCGCCCTGCGGCTCGCCGCCGAGGTGGAGGAGCGCACGGCCGCGCACTGGCGGGCGGCCCTGGCGTCCACCACGGGCGCCGACCGGGACCAGGCGCTGGCCGCCCTGGTCGAGTACGCCGTGCGGGCCACCCGATGGCGGAAGACCGCCGGCCTGACCCCGCTGACTGTCCCGTTTCCCGGTCGGCCGGCCTGA
- the rimP gene encoding ribosome maturation factor RimP: protein MTQRGRATRPTGRPRGAAGPRGGDLAARRDRLRAVIEPVVNGAGYDLEDLSVSRAGRRHVVRVMVDTDGGIDLDAVADVSRAVSAALDAAEETGGDIVAGEYQLEVSSPGVDRPLTLPRHWRRNVGRLVKVTVRGAAALPGQRGEQPAGDRQLTGRVVAADDEGVHLETDDGRAAWAYAQLGPGRVQVEFTRLAELGEPDDEFDDADDSDEIDDSDDIDDEDDVEDEER from the coding sequence ATGACGCAGCGTGGCCGTGCCACCAGGCCGACGGGTCGACCCCGCGGTGCCGCGGGTCCCCGCGGTGGTGACCTCGCCGCGCGGCGGGACCGACTGCGGGCCGTGATCGAGCCGGTGGTCAACGGCGCCGGCTACGACCTGGAGGACCTGTCGGTTTCCCGGGCCGGCCGCCGGCACGTGGTGCGGGTGATGGTGGACACCGACGGCGGGATCGACCTGGACGCCGTCGCGGACGTCTCCCGCGCGGTCTCGGCCGCGCTGGACGCCGCGGAGGAGACCGGTGGCGACATCGTCGCCGGCGAGTACCAACTGGAGGTCAGCTCGCCCGGCGTCGACCGGCCGCTCACCCTTCCCCGCCACTGGCGGCGCAACGTGGGCCGGCTGGTCAAGGTCACCGTCAGGGGCGCGGCCGCGCTGCCCGGCCAGCGTGGCGAGCAGCCCGCCGGTGACCGTCAGCTGACCGGCCGGGTGGTCGCGGCCGACGACGAGGGCGTGCACCTGGAGACCGACGACGGCCGCGCCGCCTGGGCGTACGCCCAGCTGGGCCCCGGCCGCGTGCAGGTCGAGTTCACCCGGCTCGCCGAGCTCGGTGAGCCGGACGACGAGTTCGACGACGCGGATGATTCCGACGAGATCGACGATTCAGACGACATCGACGACGAAGATGATGTGGAGGACGAGGAGAGGTGA